The Streptomyces avermitilis MA-4680 = NBRC 14893 genome contains a region encoding:
- a CDS encoding M14 family zinc carboxypeptidase, which translates to MPPLLRYPTVDELAARAAALVARRPGDARLRRVGTSRGGTPLWLLSVGHGTRHALVVAGPHANEPVGGATALRLAERVLAGPGPAEGADATWNLLLCLDPDGARRNEGWLSGPYTLGHYFRHFFRPGFLEQPEWLPDGAERAALPETRALLDLQDELRPFFQCSLHGVDVGGGFVELTQDLPGLAQRVAGTAARFGIPRELGPYDTLYWPPLGPAVYRIPPPRRGDLAAAITEAAVESTWFHPQRYGTVTAVVEAPMWGVAAVEDGSPPGDADAVLRAVSRTLRRDTGLLEDILARIRPRLAATPDTASLLAPVDDYLLVGPGLADSWDPDTFDGTGRPLPPLNTARLTALGISGRRVALRTAGLLRQLATAAGAAASDVLPELDRLIDEWCADYRDGYGARWVPVGHQVEYQTRVVLAAFELAGRYAPVRSHSGEPRWGSDAVVPMHTE; encoded by the coding sequence CTGCCGCCACTCCTTCGCTACCCGACTGTCGACGAACTGGCCGCGCGGGCTGCCGCGCTCGTCGCCCGCCGTCCGGGCGACGCCCGGCTGCGCCGCGTGGGCACGTCCCGGGGCGGCACGCCCTTGTGGCTGCTGTCCGTCGGCCACGGCACCCGCCACGCCCTCGTCGTCGCCGGACCGCACGCCAACGAACCCGTGGGCGGCGCCACCGCCCTGCGCCTCGCCGAGCGGGTCCTGGCCGGCCCCGGGCCGGCCGAGGGCGCCGACGCCACCTGGAACCTGCTGCTCTGCCTCGACCCCGACGGCGCGCGCCGCAACGAGGGCTGGCTGTCGGGCCCGTACACCCTCGGCCACTACTTCCGGCACTTCTTCCGCCCGGGCTTCCTGGAGCAGCCCGAGTGGCTGCCCGACGGCGCCGAGCGGGCCGCCCTGCCCGAAACCCGCGCCCTCCTCGACCTCCAGGACGAGCTGCGGCCCTTCTTCCAGTGCTCCCTGCACGGCGTGGACGTCGGCGGCGGCTTCGTCGAACTGACCCAGGACCTGCCCGGCCTCGCCCAGCGCGTCGCAGGCACCGCCGCCCGGTTCGGCATCCCGCGCGAACTCGGCCCCTACGACACCCTGTACTGGCCGCCCCTGGGCCCCGCCGTCTACCGCATCCCACCGCCGCGCCGCGGCGACCTGGCCGCCGCCATCACGGAGGCCGCGGTCGAATCCACCTGGTTCCACCCGCAGCGCTACGGCACCGTGACGGCGGTCGTCGAGGCGCCCATGTGGGGCGTGGCGGCTGTGGAGGACGGCTCACCGCCCGGCGACGCCGACGCGGTCCTGCGCGCCGTCAGCCGCACCCTGCGCCGCGACACGGGCCTTCTGGAGGACATCCTCGCCCGGATCCGGCCGCGGCTCGCCGCCACCCCCGACACCGCCAGTCTGCTCGCCCCGGTCGACGACTATTTACTGGTCGGCCCCGGGCTCGCCGACTCCTGGGATCCCGACACGTTCGACGGCACGGGCCGGCCGCTGCCGCCGCTCAACACCGCCCGGCTGACCGCGCTGGGCATCTCGGGCCGCCGGGTCGCCCTGCGGACCGCCGGGCTGCTGCGCCAACTCGCCACGGCCGCCGGAGCCGCGGCGTCCGACGTCCTCCCCGAGCTGGACCGGCTCATCGACGAGTGGTGCGCCGACTACCGCGACGGCTACGGGGCGCGCTGGGTCCCGGTCGGCCACCAGGTCGAGTACCAGACGCGCGTGGTGCTCGCCGCGTTCGAACTCGCGGGGCGGTACGCGCCCGTGCGCTCGCATTCGGGTGAGCCCCGCTGGGGTTCGGACGCCGTCGTGCCGATGCATACGGAATGA
- the treZ gene encoding malto-oligosyltrehalose trehalohydrolase, producing the protein MQFEVWAPQAARVTLHCGGATRALARDEERDGWWKGDAEAGDGTRYGFALDDGAVLPDPRSRRQPDGPDGLSAVVDHGRYAWRADRPGRGLPGAVLYELHVGTYTREGTLDAAAERLGHLVELGVTHVELMPLCPFPGRHGWGYEGVSLWAVHEPYGGPEALKRFVDRAHELGLGVVLDVVHNHLGPSGNCLPAFGPYFTDTHHTPWGAAVNLDAPGSDEVRAYLVGSALAWLRDYRVDGLRLDAVHALCDTRACHFLEELSTAVDALAADQDRPLFLVAESDLNDPRLVTPRHEGGLGLHAQWNDDFHHALHTALTGESQGYYEDFARAPFAALAKTLTGGFFHDGTYSTFRGRCHGRPLDRTRVSAHRLLGYAQTHDQVGNRAQGDRLSASLSPGLLACAATLTLTSAFTPMLFMGEEWAAGTPWQFFTDHTDPELAEAVRRGRRREFAAHGWAEEDVPDPQDPATRDRSCLDWAEPESGIHARVLAWYRGLITLRHHEADLSDPDLTDVKVAYDEEARWIAFRRGDVRVAVNLSKEPARIPLGLAHARVLAAWEPVETPGADGVLELPGESSVVLTQA; encoded by the coding sequence GTGCAGTTCGAGGTGTGGGCACCACAGGCCGCCCGGGTGACGCTCCACTGCGGCGGCGCCACGCGCGCGTTGGCGCGCGACGAGGAGCGCGACGGCTGGTGGAAGGGCGACGCGGAGGCCGGGGACGGCACGCGGTACGGGTTCGCCCTGGACGACGGTGCCGTGCTGCCCGACCCGCGCTCGCGCCGCCAGCCGGACGGCCCGGACGGGCTGAGCGCGGTGGTCGACCACGGGCGGTACGCGTGGCGTGCCGACCGGCCCGGGCGCGGGCTGCCGGGCGCGGTGCTGTACGAGCTGCACGTGGGCACGTACACGCGGGAGGGCACGCTGGACGCGGCCGCCGAGCGGCTCGGGCATCTCGTGGAACTGGGCGTGACCCATGTGGAGCTGATGCCGCTGTGCCCGTTCCCCGGCCGGCACGGCTGGGGGTACGAGGGCGTCTCCCTGTGGGCGGTGCACGAGCCGTACGGCGGGCCCGAGGCACTGAAGCGGTTCGTCGACCGGGCGCACGAGCTCGGCCTGGGCGTCGTCCTCGACGTCGTGCACAACCATCTGGGCCCGTCCGGCAACTGTCTGCCCGCGTTCGGGCCGTACTTCACGGACACCCATCACACGCCGTGGGGCGCCGCCGTGAACCTGGACGCGCCCGGCTCGGACGAGGTGCGCGCCTATCTGGTCGGCAGCGCGCTGGCCTGGCTGCGGGACTACCGGGTCGACGGGCTGCGCCTGGACGCGGTGCACGCGCTGTGCGACACGCGCGCGTGCCACTTCCTGGAGGAGCTGTCGACGGCGGTGGACGCCCTCGCTGCCGACCAGGACCGGCCGCTCTTCCTGGTCGCCGAGTCCGACCTGAACGACCCGCGGCTCGTCACTCCCCGGCACGAGGGCGGCCTCGGTCTGCACGCGCAGTGGAACGACGACTTCCACCACGCCCTGCACACCGCGCTGACGGGCGAGTCGCAGGGCTACTACGAGGACTTCGCCCGGGCCCCCTTCGCGGCACTGGCGAAGACGCTGACGGGCGGCTTCTTCCACGACGGCACGTACTCGACGTTCCGGGGCCGGTGCCACGGCCGCCCGCTGGACCGTACGCGCGTGTCCGCGCACCGGCTGCTCGGCTATGCGCAGACCCACGACCAGGTCGGCAACCGCGCCCAGGGAGACCGTCTTTCGGCGTCCCTGTCCCCCGGGCTGCTGGCATGCGCGGCGACGCTGACGCTCACCTCCGCCTTCACGCCGATGCTGTTCATGGGCGAGGAGTGGGCCGCGGGCACCCCCTGGCAGTTCTTCACCGACCACACCGATCCCGAACTCGCGGAGGCCGTACGCCGGGGCAGGCGGCGGGAGTTCGCGGCGCACGGGTGGGCCGAGGAGGACGTCCCCGACCCGCAGGACCCGGCGACCCGCGACCGCTCCTGCCTCGACTGGGCGGAACCGGAAAGCGGCATCCACGCGCGCGTGCTGGCCTGGTACCGCGGCCTGATCACCCTGCGCCACCACGAGGCGGACCTCTCGGACCCCGACCTCACCGACGTCAAGGTCGCGTACGACGAGGAGGCGCGGTGGATCGCCTTCCGCCGCGGCGACGTACGCGTGGCCGTCAATCTGTCCAAGGAGCCCGCGCGGATCCCGCTCGGTCTCGCCCACGCGCGCGTGCTGGCCGCGTGGGAGCCGGTGGAGACCCCGGGCGCGGACGGGGTACTGGAGCTGCCGGGCGAGTCGTCGGTGGTGCTCACGCAGGCGTGA
- a CDS encoding DUF1707 and FHA domain-containing protein, translated as MTSSFEFHTYPARLSDAERDRALKVLRDGVALGRLSHDTFIRRMELALVARQPAELAALTADLPAEKRVSRLVFGTVEAVSGFTVRLRRAWQAERLPKLLLPHPGSTHPLRIGRDPASGLRLSHDTVSRVHAELSRQGGLWVLRDLGSTNGTTVNGRHVIGAAVVRDGDQVSFGNMAFRLATE; from the coding sequence GTGACGTCGTCTTTCGAGTTCCACACGTACCCCGCGCGGCTGTCGGACGCCGAGCGCGACAGGGCGCTGAAGGTGCTCCGCGACGGCGTAGCCCTGGGACGCCTCTCGCACGACACGTTCATCCGGCGCATGGAACTGGCGCTGGTCGCCCGCCAGCCCGCCGAACTGGCCGCGCTCACCGCCGACCTGCCCGCCGAGAAGCGCGTGTCGCGGCTGGTGTTCGGCACGGTCGAGGCGGTCTCCGGCTTCACCGTACGGCTGCGCAGGGCCTGGCAGGCCGAGCGGCTCCCCAAGCTGCTCCTGCCGCACCCCGGCAGCACGCACCCGCTGCGGATAGGCCGCGACCCCGCCAGCGGTCTGAGGCTCAGTCACGACACCGTCTCGCGTGTGCATGCCGAACTCAGCCGCCAGGGCGGCCTGTGGGTGCTGCGCGACCTGGGATCCACCAACGGCACGACGGTGAACGGGCGTCACGTGATCGGCGCCGCGGTCGTCCGTGACGGCGACCAGGTGAGCTTCGGGAACATGGCCTTTCGGCTCGCGACGGAGTAG
- a CDS encoding aminoglycoside phosphotransferase family protein, with translation MTQAPTPTADSIRRLVRSVLADGPADGAGPEVRPVAAGGEHSTWWVGTRHVLRLAPDRDASVRLRRELRLRDLVRPHIGVAVPASVAHGEWATGLAYTLDTRLPGAGGEEHAVSAVGEADLAALLTGLREVPVRQAEPLGVPRAVPRSLEALRTVAEDAAQYLSGADEFDADRLGQLTAPAAVQLAAQPGAAVLVHHALKGEHLVVSGDGRVRGVLDWTDAVIGDPAEDIAGLAIAVGAPAAVRAATLAGYGARPCLRGLWLTRCDTLVRLADRLQGRDDSPLPLLRTRLRRAWEAILLERVTELPGDETL, from the coding sequence CGGAGCGGGACCGGAGGTGCGGCCCGTCGCCGCGGGCGGTGAGCACTCCACCTGGTGGGTCGGTACGCGCCATGTGCTGCGGCTCGCCCCCGACCGTGACGCGTCCGTACGCCTGCGTCGCGAGCTGCGGCTGCGCGACCTGGTCCGGCCGCACATCGGGGTCGCGGTCCCGGCGAGCGTCGCGCACGGCGAGTGGGCCACGGGGCTGGCCTACACCCTCGACACCAGGCTGCCCGGCGCCGGCGGAGAGGAGCATGCCGTCTCGGCGGTCGGTGAGGCGGACCTCGCGGCGCTGCTCACCGGGTTGCGCGAGGTGCCCGTACGACAGGCGGAGCCGCTCGGCGTCCCGCGCGCGGTGCCGCGTTCCCTCGAAGCGCTGCGGACGGTCGCGGAGGACGCCGCCCAGTACCTCTCCGGGGCCGACGAGTTCGACGCGGACCGCCTCGGTCAGCTCACGGCGCCGGCGGCGGTGCAGCTCGCCGCGCAGCCCGGTGCGGCGGTCCTCGTGCACCACGCCCTCAAGGGCGAACACCTCGTGGTGAGCGGCGACGGCCGGGTGCGCGGCGTCCTCGACTGGACCGACGCGGTGATCGGCGACCCCGCCGAGGACATCGCCGGGCTGGCCATCGCCGTGGGCGCCCCCGCCGCCGTACGTGCCGCCACCCTCGCCGGCTACGGCGCCCGCCCCTGTCTGCGCGGCCTGTGGCTCACCCGCTGCGACACCCTCGTCCGCCTCGCCGACCGTCTCCAGGGACGCGACGACAGCCCCCTCCCGCTTCTGCGCACCCGACTGCGGCGCGCCTGGGAGGCGATCCTCCTGGAACGGGTCACGGAACTGCCGGGGGACGAGACGCTCTAG
- a CDS encoding SSI family serine proteinase inhibitor, producing MTKTTMAVPGALLAAIALLSAAPAQAAAHRVTPGNWLYVTVTTGDARSSHISRLLTCDPPHGHAHAARACEELAAADGDITRIPPKRTFCPMIYAPVTADAHGEWNGRHVEYRHAFGNACGLEGETGAVFALSEQASDGPTPGLRS from the coding sequence ATGACGAAGACGACCATGGCGGTCCCCGGCGCCCTGCTGGCCGCGATCGCCCTGCTCAGCGCGGCCCCGGCCCAGGCGGCGGCCCACCGGGTGACCCCCGGCAACTGGCTCTATGTGACGGTCACCACGGGCGACGCCCGCTCCAGTCACATCAGCAGGCTCCTGACGTGCGACCCGCCCCACGGGCACGCGCACGCGGCCCGGGCGTGCGAGGAACTGGCGGCCGCCGACGGGGACATCACCCGGATCCCGCCCAAGCGCACGTTCTGCCCGATGATCTACGCCCCGGTGACCGCGGACGCGCACGGCGAGTGGAACGGGCGGCACGTCGAGTACCGCCACGCCTTCGGGAACGCCTGCGGGTTGGAGGGGGAGACCGGAGCGGTGTTCGCGCTCTCGGAGCAGGCGTCGGACGGGCCGACGCCCGGTCTGCGGAGCTGA